CAAACCTGAAAATGTCATGGTTTTTGGCGACGGACTCAATGATCTGGAATTGTTTGACTATGCGGGAATTGGCATTGCCATGGGCATTTCCCATGAAGAACTGCGAAAAAGAGCAGATTATATTACAAAAACGGTAGAAGAAGACGGTATTTTTGCCGCTTTAGAGGAGTTAGGTATGGTAGAAAAAGAATTACATTTTCCACAAGTAGAACTTGCAGCAGCAGAAGGTCCAAAAGCGACTATCAAGACTAATCACGGTGACATGAAAGTTCAGCTGTTTCCAGAACAGGCACCAAAAACAGTAGCCAACTTTATTGCCCTTGCTAAAGATGGATATTATGACGGTGTGATTTTCCATCGCATTATTCAGGACTTTATGATTCAGGGTGGTGATCCTACTGGTACCGGTATGGGCGGTCAGTCTATCTATGGCGAGAAATTTGAAGATGAGTTTTCACCTGAGTTATACAATATTCGTGGGGCTCTTTCCATGGCAAATGCTGGGCCGAATACTAACGGCAGTCAATTCTTCATTGTTCAAAATAAAGATCTTCCTTATTCAGCTAAGGAATTGAGCCGCGGCGGCTGGCCTGAAGCTATCGCTGAAGTCTATGCCAGTCAGGGAGGAACACCGCATTTGGATCGGCGCCATACTGTCTTTGGTCAGCTTGTTGATGAAGCATCCTACCAAGTTTTGGACAAGATTGCAGCTGTTGAGACGGGTGCGATGGACAAACCCGTGGAAGATGTTGTGATTGAGACCATTGAGGTAGAAGACTGATGAAAATCGGTGATAAATTAAAAGGCAAAATCACTGGGATTCAGCCTTATGGAGCTTTTGTTGAGCTGGAAAACGGAACAATTGGTCTAATTCATATCTCAGAAATTCGTCCGGGTTATATTGAGAATATCCATGATAGTGTAAAGATTGGCCAGCAAGTCTTAGTACAGGTTGTGGACTATGATGAATTTTCTGGGAAGTCCAGTCTGTCCATGCGAACCCTGGAAGAAGAAAAGCACCGCCTCCCTAGACGCCACCGCTTTTCAAACGACCGCTGTAAAATTGGTTTTGAACCTTTAGGCAGACAACTGCCTATCTGGATCAAAGAGGCAAAAAAATTCTTAAAAGAAGAAAAAGTTTAAAAAATATCCTGTTCCACAAGAGAACAGGATATTTTGCTTGGATAGAATTGCTATTCAATTCATAGCCGACTGCTAAGTTGAAATGGACATGTTTTTCAAAAAATACTAAGCATCAAATTCATAGAGGGCAGTAGACAGGTAGCGTTCGCCGTTATCAGGTGCCAGAGCAAGGACTTTCTTGCCAGCTCCTAGTTTTTTCGCTACTTCAATAGCTGCGAAAATAGCGGCAGCAGATGAAATCCCCACTAAGAAGCCTTCCTGACCGCCAATATAGCGTCCGAATTCCAGTGCTTGATCAGAAGTTACGCGGACAATACCGTTGTAGGCTGCTGTATCCAAAGTCTCTGGAATGAATCCAGCTGAAAGTCCTTGGATTTTGTGAGGACCTGGCTTCTCACCAGAAAGGATAGCAGATTCGTCTGCTTCAACTGCATAGATTTGGATGTTCGGATTAACTTTTTTGAGAGCGTGAGATACACCGGAAATAGTTCCGCCAGTTCCGACACCGCCAACAAAAGCGTCCAGTCCAGTTTCACCGAAAGCAGCGATAATTTCTGCTCCTGTTGTTCGTTCGTGAACCTCTGGATTGGCCGGATTGTTAAACTGCAGTGGCAGCCAGCCATTTCGTTCTTGTGCGATTTCTTGTGCTTTTGCAATAGCACCCTTCATTCCTTCGCTACCTGGAGTCAAGACTAATTCAGCACCATAAGCTTGGATAATTTTGCGGCGCTCCACACTCATGGTCTCTGGCATAACAATGACAACCTTGTAGCCTTTGGCTGCTCCAACCCATGAAAGGCCAATACCAGTATTTCCGCTGGTTGCTTCAACGATAGTATCACCAGGCTTGATAAGGCCATCGCGTTCAGCCGCCTCAATCATGCTGAGAGCAATCCGGTCTTTGACAGAAGAGCCGGGATTGAAAGCTTCTAACTTCACATACACCTCAGCAGCTCCTTCTGGAACCAAGTTGTTCAATTTGACAATGGGAGTTTGCCCAATTAGTTCTGTAATATTTTGATAAATACGTGACATAGGATACATACCTCAATATAATTTAATAGAATTAGTATAAAATGAAACAAGCGCTTTGTAAAATATAAAAAAGCTATGAGAGCCATAGCTTTTCTTTATGTCAAAACGTCAAGGGGGACTTCTACTTGGCGCAGCCCTTGATCTATCATCTCCAATTTGCCCTTAAAAAACTCAGTCAGTTTATCTTTGAGCAGTTCTCTTTCACCTTTGTCAACGAAAAGAAGAGTGGAGACGGTA
This window of the Streptococcus sanguinis genome carries:
- a CDS encoding S1 RNA-binding domain-containing protein — encoded protein: MKIGDKLKGKITGIQPYGAFVELENGTIGLIHISEIRPGYIENIHDSVKIGQQVLVQVVDYDEFSGKSSLSMRTLEEEKHRLPRRHRFSNDRCKIGFEPLGRQLPIWIKEAKKFLKEEKV
- the cysK gene encoding cysteine synthase A, with the protein product MSRIYQNITELIGQTPIVKLNNLVPEGAAEVYVKLEAFNPGSSVKDRIALSMIEAAERDGLIKPGDTIVEATSGNTGIGLSWVGAAKGYKVVIVMPETMSVERRKIIQAYGAELVLTPGSEGMKGAIAKAQEIAQERNGWLPLQFNNPANPEVHERTTGAEIIAAFGETGLDAFVGGVGTGGTISGVSHALKKVNPNIQIYAVEADESAILSGEKPGPHKIQGLSAGFIPETLDTAAYNGIVRVTSDQALEFGRYIGGQEGFLVGISSAAAIFAAIEVAKKLGAGKKVLALAPDNGERYLSTALYEFDA
- a CDS encoding bifunctional Cof-type HAD-IIB family hydrolase/peptidylprolyl isomerase, whose translation is MDAKLKYKAKKIKIVFFDIDDTLRVKDTGFIPDSIQTVFKQLKDKGILTGIASGRGMFGVVPELRALQPDFFVTLNGAYVEDSKGKVISQTVIPSDRVTSYIAWAQEEGIDYGLVGSHEAALSNRNSLISEAIDVVYPDLPVDSDFHLDKDIYQLWTFEDRGDSLQLPDTLAEHLRLVRWHPHSSDVVPTEGSKAAGVSKVVEHLGFKPENVMVFGDGLNDLELFDYAGIGIAMGISHEELRKRADYITKTVEEDGIFAALEELGMVEKELHFPQVELAAAEGPKATIKTNHGDMKVQLFPEQAPKTVANFIALAKDGYYDGVIFHRIIQDFMIQGGDPTGTGMGGQSIYGEKFEDEFSPELYNIRGALSMANAGPNTNGSQFFIVQNKDLPYSAKELSRGGWPEAIAEVYASQGGTPHLDRRHTVFGQLVDEASYQVLDKIAAVETGAMDKPVEDVVIETIEVED